Part of the Phaeodactylum tricornutum CCAP 1055/1 chromosome 5, whole genome shotgun sequence genome is shown below.
NNNNNNNNNNNNNNNNNNNNNNNNNNNNNNNNNNNNNNNNNNNNNNNNNNNNNNNNNNNNNNNNNNNNNNNNNNNNNNNNNNNNNNNNNNNNNNNNNNNNNNNNNNNNNNNNNNNNNNNNNNNNNNNNNNNNNNNNNNNNNNNNNNNNNNNNNNNNNNNNNNNNNNNNNNNNNNNNNNNNNNNNNNNNNNNNNNNNNNNNNNNNNNNNNNNNNNNNNNNNNNNNNNNNNNNNNNNNNNNNNNNNNNNNNNNNNNNNNNNNNNNNNNNNNNNNNNNNNNNNNNNNNNNNNNNNNNNNNNNNNNNNNNNNNNNNNNNNNNNNNNNNNNNNNNNNNNNNNNNNNNNNNNNNNNNNNNNNNNNNNNNNNNNNNNNNNNNNNNNNNNNNNNNNNNNNNNNNNNNNNNNNNNNNNNNNNNNNNNNNNNNNNNNNNNNNNNNNNNNNNNNNNNNNNNNNNNNNNNNNNNNNNNNNNNNNNNNNNNNNNNNNNNNNNNNNNNNNNNNNNNNNNNNNNNNNNNNNNNNNNNNNNNNNNNNNNNNNNNNNNNNNNNNNNNNNNNNNNNNNNNNNNNNNNNNNNNNNNNNNNNNNNNNNNNNNNNNNNNNNNNNNNNNNNNNNNNNNNNNNNNNNNNNNNNNNNNNNNNNNNNNNNNNNNNNNNNNNNNNNNNNNNNNNNNNNNNNNNNNNNNNNNNNNNNNNNNNNNNNNNNNNNNNNNNNNNNNNNNNNNNNNNNNNNNNNNNNNNNNNNNNNNNNNNNNNNNNNNNNNNNNNNNNNNNNNNNNNNNNNNNNNNNNNNNNNNNNNNNNNNNNNNNNNNNNNNNNNNNNNNNNNNNNNNNNNNNNNNNNNNNNNNNNNNNNNNNNNNNNNNNNNNNNNNNNNNNNNNNNNNNNNNNNNNNNNNNNNNNNNNNNNNNNNNNNNNNNNNNNNNNNNNNNNNNNNNNNNNNNNNNNNNNNNNNNNNNNNNNNNNNNNNNNNNNNNNNNNNNNNNNNNNNNNNNNNNNNNNNNNNNNNNNNNNNNNNNNNNNNNNNNNNNNNNNNNNNNNNNNNNNNNNNNNNNNNNNNNNNNNNNNNNNNNNNNNNNNNNNNNNNNNNNNNNNNNNNNNNNNNNNNNNNNNNNNNNNNNNNNNNNNNNNNNNNNNNNNNNNNNNNNNNNNNNNNNNNNNNNNNNNNNNNNNNNNNNNNNNNNNNNNNNNNNNNNNNNNNNNNNNNNNNNNNNNNNNNNNNNNNNNNNNNNNNNNNNNNNNNNNNNNNNNNNNNNNNNNNNNNNNNNNNNNNNNNNNNNNNNNNNNNNNNNNNNNNNNNNNNNNNNNNNNNNNNNNNNNNNNNNNNNNNNNNNNNNNNNNNNNNNNNNNNNNNNNNNNNNNNNNNNNNNNNNNNNNNNNNNNNNNNNNNNNNNNNNNNNNNNNNNNNNNNNNNNNNNNNNNNNNNNNNNNNNNNNNNNNNNNNNNNNNNNNNNNNNNNNNNNNNNNNNNNNNNNNNNNNNNNNNNNNNNNNNNNNNNNNNNNNNNNNNNNNNNNNNNNNNNNNNNNNNNNNNNNNNNNNNNNNNNNNNNNNNNNNNNNNNNNNNNNNNNNNNNNNNNNNNNNNNNNNNNNNNNNNNNNNNNNNNNNNNNNNNNNNNNNNNNNNNNNNNNNNNNNNNNNNNNNNNNNNNNNNNNNNNNNNNNNNNNNNNNNNNNNNNNNNNNNNNNNNNNNNNNNNNNNNNNNNNNNNNNNNNNNNNNNNNNNNNNNNNNNNNNNNNNNNNNNNNNNNNNNNNNNNNNNNNNNNNNNNNNNNNNNNNNNNNNNNNNNNNNNNNNNNNNNNNNNNNNNNNNNNNNNNNNNNNNNNNNNNNNNNNNNNNNNNNNNNNNNNNNNNNNNNNNNNNNNNNNNNNNNNNNNNNNNNNNNNNNNNNNNNNNNNNNNNNNNNNNNNNNNNNNNNNNNNNNNNNNNNNNNNNNNNNNNNNNNNNNNNNNNNNNNNNNNNNNNNNNNNNNNNNNNNNNNNNNNNNNNNNNNNNNNNNNNNNNNNNNNNNNNNNNNNNNNNNNNNNNNNNNNNNNNNNNNNNNNNNNNNNNNNNNNNNNNNNNNNNNNNNNNNNNNNNNNNNNNNNNNNNNNNNNNNNNNNNNNNNNNNNNNNNNNNNNNNNNNNNNNNNNNNNNNNNNNNNNNNNNNNNNNNNNNNNNNNNNNNNNNNNNNNNNNNNNNNNNNNNNNNNNNNNNNNNNNNNNNNNNNNNNNNNNNNNNNNNNNNNNNNNNNNNNNNNNNNNNNNNNNNNNNNNNNNNNNNNNNNNNNNNNNNNNNNNNNNNNNNNNNNNNNNNNNNNNNNNNNNNNNNNNNNNNNNNNNNNNNNNNNNNNNNNNNNNNNNNNNNNNNNNNNNNNNNNNNNNNNNNNNNNNNNNNNNNNNNNNNNNNNNNNNNNNNNNNNNNNNNNNNNNNNNNNNNNNNNNNNNNNNNNNNNNNNNNNNNNNNNNNNNNNNNNNNNNNNNNNNNNNNNNNNNNNNNNNNNNNNNNNNNNNNNNNNNNNNNNNNNNNNNNNNNNNNNNNNNNNNNNNNNNNNNNNNNNNNNNNNNNNNNNNNNNNNNNNNNNNNNNNNNNNNNNNNNNNNNNNNNNNNNNNNNNNNNNNNNNNNNNNNNNNNNNNNNNNNNNNNNNNNNNNNNNNNNNNNNNNNNNNNNNNNNNNNNNNNNNNNNNNNNNNNNNNNNNNNNNNNNNNNNNNNNNNNNNNNNNNNNNNNNNNNNNNNNNNNNNNNNNNNNNNNNNNNNNNNNNNNNNNNNNNNNNNNNNNNNNNNNNNNNNNNNNNNNNNNNNNNNNNNNNNNNNNNNNNNNNNNNNNNNNNNNNNNNNNNNNNNNNNNNNNNNNNNNNNNNNNNNNNNNNNNNNNNNNNNNNNNNNNNNNNNNNNNNNNNNNNNNNNNNNNNNNNNNNNNNNNNNNNNNNNNNNNNNNNNNNNNNNNNNNNNNNNNNNNNNNNNNNNNNNNNNNNNNNNNNNNNNNNNNNNNNNNNNNNNNNNNNNNNNNNNNNNNNNNNNNNNNNNNNNNNNNNNNNNNNNNNNNNNNNNNNNNNNNNNNNNNNNNNNNNNNNNNNNNNNNNNNNNNNNNNNNNNNNNNNNNNNNNNNNNNNNNNNNNNNNNNNNNNNNNNNNNNNNNNNNNNNNNNNNNNNNNNNNNNNNNNNNNNNNNNNNNNNNNNNNNNNNNNNNNNNNNNNNNNNNNNNNNNNNNNNNNNNNNNNNNNNNNNNNNNNNNNNNNNNNNNNNNNNNNNNNNNNNNNNNNNNNNNNNNNNNNNNNNNNNNNNNNNNNNNNNNNNNNNNNNNNNNNNNNNNNNNNNNNNNNNNNNNNNNNNNNNNNNNNNNNNNNNNNNNNNNNNNNNNNNNNNNNNNNNNNNNNNNNNNNNNNNNNNNNNNNNNNNNNNNNNNNNNNNNNNNNNNNNNNNNNNNNNNNNNNNNNNNNNNNNNNNNNNNNNNNNNNNNNNNNNNNNNNNNNNNNNNNNNNNNNNNNNNNNNNNNNNNNNNNNNNNNNNNNNNNNNNNNNNNNNNNNNNNNNNNNNNNNNNNNNNNNNNNNNNNNNNNNNNNNNNNNNNNNNNNNNNNNNNNNNNNNNNNNNNNNNNNNNNNNNNNNNNNNNNNNNNNNNNNNNNNNNNNNNNNNNNNNNNNNNNNNNNNNNNNNNNNNNNNNNNNNNNNNNNNNNNNNNNNNNNNNNNNNNNNNNNNNNNNNNNNNNNNNNNNNNNNNNNNNNNNNNNNCTTTTACTATTTAGGTCATCCGCAATGACTTCGAGTTTCGTGTGTGTACTATGTATTCATCACTTTTGTTCTGTTTACATCAATGATGAAACGAAAGATAACGAGCGCGCTCATCCTCCCATCGGTCTCCTTCCTCCTGAAAGACTGCAGAAAATCTGGGACGGCGTCGATCATAAAAATTTGTGTATCGAAGCATGGTTTCGCGTGGGTTCTTATAGCCCATGCGCGGAAGGGAGCACGAATTGACAAAATCAACTTCATCGATTTCGATGTTTCGAAGCTTTTCGGGACGTACCGTTGAAACCCGGTCGCTATAAGCCCATTGCTCTGTTCCATTGTAGTCACCGAACCCGAGATCACTTCGGGCAAGGTCAGACGCATAGGAGAGGCCTAAGGGTTGCTTGGTCGTAAACGTGGGAGTAACTACCTGGCTGATCGGACGAGACTTTGCTGGGGTCTTCGTGCTCTTTTGAAACTCGATTGGCTCGAAGTCATCTCCTTGAGTCTCCTCCCAGTACGGCGAGAACGGAGAGCATGAATGTGGAATACTCTTTTCACCTACGAGCTTCTGGTTGTCTTGATTGATCTTCCAATCTTCCAATTCTCGTGCATAGCGATCCTTGTCCATTTTGGCCATGTTTTCAAAATGATCCTTGACTGCATGGTCAGCCCCTTTCCAGCGAGCAGCAATTGTACGCGCCAAGTCGGCGAAGCCAATTTTTCCATGCGAGCGTCGAGGCTTTCCTTGAGGCCGGACTGGCGTATTTCTCAGAATATCCTGGCGTTCTCTCTTGAAAAAGAAGTTGTAAGCTGACAGAGGACGTTTTGGCTTCGGTTCTTCAGCTCCAACGGGAAGCGCAAATGCGTCCCCTATGGCAGAAGGTGCAACTGCTTTGCCCGGCGAGTAGTACACGGGAGTCTTCCTCTCAAAATAAGTAGTCATGGTGAATCTTCTCGTCTGCGGTTCGGAGTAAGAGCAGTTTTGTGGCCGATCGTACGTTGCTACCAAGAGCACACGAGAGTACAAAGCTGGATACTCCTAGCATTAGAAAGCCTGAAGAATCTGAATCAATCATGGCTTTCTAATGCTTTAGTCCCTCTTTCAACTATCCAGGCCTTAAGCCAGCATCGATTTTATATCTTGCCAAAACCCACGTTCGTTTTATCTAATCTAATGGTGCTGCCGACTCCGCAATCTTAAGAACTATCGTCACTCTCCGCATAAATATGAAACTTTAGGGTAATTGTAGATGATATTTGTTACTCCGCCCTGACATTGACGCTGATGTATTGCCCTTCCGCGCCTTCTTACCATTCATATACAATATATCATTGCCTTAATTTAGCTCTGATCAAAGCATTCCCGGGAGACAAATACGTATTTCTGTTTTGCTGCTGACAAGTGTTTCGGACTTTGCCAGCCATGTTTATTTCGTACCGGGAACGCTGATTGGCACGCCTTTTTGAGGCCGTCGCTCAATGTCAAAAGCGCCGCTCGGTCGGCCGTTTCTAGAACACAGGAAACATTTCGGGAGTCCAAGTCAAATTGGTCGCTGCATACAACATCAAACAGGATGGTATTGATCAGCTTGTATGGGGCCGTCGAAGCCGGCTACGTCGTCAACGTGATGGACGTTGTGCTTTCAACATGACTCGTTGTCAGCAATTTCCATTCAAATCGTTCTCTACGCTCTAGTTCATCACCGAACTctcgaaaaagacaaagcGCGCATCGAAAAGCAGATGTAGCGTCCTTGATTTTCTTATTCTAAATGATCTCGTCGATTCTGCTGCGACAAACATTCCGATTATGCTAATAATTTGATTGTCCTTTCCTCCTCTTCTCTCACTTAAAAAGCTGTTCAGCTGCAGTCCTTCTGAAAAAGGGGGCACCTGATGGATGGCGTTGATGATTGCGTGAGGCTGCTTAATCTTATAAGCCTCCCCATTCCATGAATGGACACATATCTTGGCAATCGAGACAAAAGCGCTCCTGGAGTGTGTTTATTCGGAAGCGGTTTGACTTTGTCCATGTCGCGTACAGGGTCGGTGTCACCATCTTTACGTGGAGCAAACACTATTTGAGAAGAGCTTTGCGAAGTCACGTCTCATCTAGAGACAATAATGCCACGATGCAACATTCGACACGGCAAGGGACTGTTTACTGTAAGAAGAAAAATTAAGTTACTTGTCAAAGTCCCCATGGGCATTGCTCAGCATTTCAATCAAAAAAAGTTTGCCGAGAGTTTGAAATTGTCGTTGACTATGATTAGCGTTAGCCTTCCTATTTCACTAAACTGGTCTGGAATAGCAATGAGGAAATTGGATTTTGCTCAAAGATGGTCGGACGATGCCAAGGCAGCCGAGTGGGTGAAGCAGAGTCAGTACTGCATATGGCTATTTTGGTAGCGGTCATATGCTCAAAGTGCCAATTCTAGCGTATATCACTTGATACAGGAATGTAGTACAAGCAAAGCTGAAAACGTCCAGCAGGCTGGAGCTACAATATCTTGGTATTCGGAGAGCAAGTAATGTTAACCGATCCCACACTCTGCTAGGGAAAAACTACTAGGCTTGCCACCAGATGCAGGGTATTTAGTGTGGGCTTTCGTTTGCCACCCAATCCAACGACCGAATCGACCTCCGTCGATTCAACATCCACTAAATGTAAGGAGACCTTCAAAATAGGCACAGTCAAAATTCCAACTTTCTTCAACGTCCACAAATGTGGAGATGTCCCGTAATTGGTTCTACCGTTTGCCTTCAAAACAAGGTCAGTTAACATTTCAACTTTCTTTCATAATCGTGCATGTGCAGCATTTTCAGCACATGTTCTATTTACGAAGAACTTCCGGTGTTTTGCCCATCACTTTACAGTACATAGATTTGGCAtagctcactgtcagccaCTGTTTCACAGTCTAAGGAAAATTTTGTCATTATTCATCTTGCCCGATAGTGACCGAAACGATTATAAGCGACAGCTACATAAGTAAAAGCATTTGGGATGTCGTTGTAGATATATTGTTTTGCACTGACAAAAAAATTCCTTCCATGGCGGGACTGACGAATGCACGATGTACCACAACGGATTAGCACAGTtggaactcacagtcaattatCAAGGACGAGCGAAGCAGAACTTCCATGGCGATTAGGATCAGTTCGGTGCATCCCGCTatctttgtctttgtcggATTTGCACAATCGTTACAGTGGTGTGTCTAAGGATGGGTGGAGGGTCAAGTAAGCCGAAAGCAAAAGCTGCGCCACCAGCAATTTCNNNNNNNNNNNNNNNNNNNNNNNNNNNNNNNNNNNNNNNNNNNNNNNNNNNNNNNNNNNNNNNNNNNNNNNNNNNNNNNNNNNNNNNNNNNNNNNNNNNNNNNNNNNNNNNNNNNNNNNNNNNNNNNNNNNNNNNNNNNNNNNNNNNNNNNNNNNNNNNNNNNNNNNNNNNNNNNNNNNNNNNNNNNNNNNNNNNNNNNNNNNNNNNNNNNNNNNNNNNNNNNNNNNNNNNNNNNNNNNNNNNNNNNNNNNNNNNNNNNNNNNNNNNNNNNNNNNNNNNNNNNNNNNNNNNNNNNNNNNNNNNNNNNNNNNNNNNNNNNNNNNNNNNNNNNNNNNNNNNNNNNNNNNNNNNNNNNNNNNNNNNNNNNNNNNNNNNNNNNNNNNNNNNNNNNNNNNNNNNNNNNNNNNNNNNNNNNNNNNNNNNNNNNNNNNNNNNNNNNNNNNNNNNNNNNNNNNNNNNNNNNNNNNNNNNNNNNNNNNNNNNNNNNNNNNNNNNNNNNNNNNNNNNNNNNNNNNNNNNNNNNNNNNNNNNNNNNNNNNNNNNNNNNNNNNNNNNNNNNNNNNNNNNNNNNNNNNNNNNNNNNNNNNNNNNNNNNNNNNNNNNNNNNNNNNNNNNNNNNNNNNNNNNNNNNNNNNNNNNNNNNNNNNNNNNNNNNNNNNNNNNNNNNNNNNNNNNNNNNNNNNNNNNNNNNNNNNNNNNNNNNNNNNNNNNNNNNNNNNNNNNNNNNNNNNNNNNNNNNNNNNNNNNNNNNNNNNNNNNNNNNNNNNNNNNNNNNNNNNNNNNNNNNNNNNNNNNNNNNNNNNNNNNNNNNNNNNNNNNNNNNNNNNNNNNNNNNNNNNNNNNNNNNNNNNNNNNNNNNNNNNNNNNNNNNNNNNNNNNNNNNNNNNNNNNNNNNNNNNNNNNNNNNNNNNNNNNNNNNNNNNNNNNNNNNNNNNNNNNNNNNNNNNNNNNNNNNNNNNNNNNNNNNNNNNNNNNNNNNNNNNNNNNNNNNNNNNNNNNNNNNNNNNNNNNNNNNNNNNNNNNNNNNNNNNNNNNNNNNNNNNNNNNNNNNNNNNNNNNNNNNNNNNNNNNNNNNNNNNNNNNNNNNNNNNNNNNNNNNNNNNNNNNNNNNNNNNNNNNNNNNNNNNNNNNNNNNNNNNNNNNNNNNNNNNNNNNNNNNNNNNNNNNNNNNNNNNNNNNNNNNNNNNNNNNNNNNNNNNNNNNNNNNNNNNNNNNNNNNNNNNNNNNNNNNNNNNNNNNNNNNNNNNNNNNNNNNNNNNNNNNNNNNNNNNNNNNNNNNNNNNNNNNNNNNNNNNNNNNNNNNNNNNNNNNNNNNNNNNNNNNNNNNNNNNNNNNNNNNNNNNNNNNNNNNNNNNNNNNNNNNNNNNNNNNNNNNNNNNNNNNNNNNNNNNNNNNNNNNNNNNNNNNNNNNNNNNNNNNNNNNNNNNNNNNNNNNNNNNNNNNNNNNNNNNNNNNNNNNNNNNNNNNNNNNNNNNNNNNNNNNNNNNNNNNNNNNNNNNNNNNNNNNNNNNNNNNNNNNNNNNNNNNNNNNNNNNNNNNNNNNNNNNNNNNNNNNNNNNNNNNNNNNNNNNNNNNNNNNNNNNNNNNNNNNNNNNNNNNNNNNNNNNNNNNNNNNNNNNNNNNNNNNNNNNNNNNNNNNNNNNNNNNNNNNNNNNNNNNNNNNNNNNNNNNNNNNNNNNNNNNNNNNNNNNNNNNNNNNNNNNNNNNNNNNNNNNNNNNNNNNNNNNNNNNNNNNNNNNNNNNNNNNNNNNNNNNNNNNNNNNNNNNNNNNNNNNNNNNNNNNNNNNNNNNNNNNNNNNNNNNNNNNNNNNNNNNNNNNNNNNNNNNNNNNNNNNNNNNNNNNNNNNNNNNNNNNNNNNNNNNNNNNNNNNNNNNNNNNNNNNNNNNNNNNNNNNNNNNNNNNNNNNNNNNNNNNNNNNNNNNNNNNNNNNNNNNNNNNNNNNNNNNNNNNNNNNNNNNNNNNNNNNNNNNNNNNNNNNNNNNNNNNNNNNNNNNNNNNNNNNNNNNNNNNNNNNNNNNNNNNNNNNNNNNNNNNNNNNNNNNNNNNNNNNNNNNNNNNNNNNNNNNNNNNNNNNNNNNNNNNNNNNNNNNNNNNNNNNNNNNNNNNNNNNNNNNNNNNNNNNNNNNNNNNNNNNNNNNNNNNNNNNNNNNNNNNNNNNNNNNNNNNNNNNNNNNNNNNNNNNNNNNNNNNNNNNNNNNNNNNNNNNNNNNNNNNNNNNNNNNNNNNNNNNNNNNNNNNNNNNNNNNNNNNNNNNNNNNNNNNNNNNNNNNNNNNNNNNNNNNNNNNNNNNNNNNNNNNNNNNNNNNNNNNNNNNNNNNNNNNNNNNNNNNNNNNNNNNNNNNNNNNNNNNNNNNNNNNNNNNNNNNNNNNNNNNNNNNNNNNNNNNNNNNNNNNNNNNNNNNNNNNNNNNNNNNNNNNNNNNNNNNNNNNNNNNNNNNNNNNNNNNNNNNNNNNNNNNNNNNNNNNNNNNNNNNNNNNNNNNNNNNNNNNNNNNNNNNNNNNNNNNNNNNNNNNNNNNNNNNNNNNNNNNNNNNNNNNNNNNNNNNNNNNNNNNNNNNNNNNNNNNNNNNNNNNNNNNNNNNNNNNNNNNNNNNNNNNNNNNNNNNNNNNN
Proteins encoded:
- a CDS encoding predicted protein, with protein sequence MTTYFERKTPVYYSPGKAVAPSAIGDAFALPVGAEEPKPKRPLSAYNFFFKRERQDILRNTPVRPQGKPRRSHGKIGFADLARTIAARWKGADHAVKDHFENMAKMDKDRYARELEDWKINQDNQKLVGEKSIPHSCSPFSPYWEETQGDDFEPIEFQKSTKTPAKSRPISQVVTPTFTTKQPLGLSYASDLARSDLGFGDYNGTEQWAYSDRVSTVRPEKLRNIEIDEVDFVNSCSLPRMGYKNPRETMLRYTNFYDRRRPRFSAVFQEEGDRWEDERARYLSFHH